From the Thermoflexus hugenholtzii JAD2 genome, one window contains:
- the tdh gene encoding L-threonine 3-dehydrogenase, which produces MTETMRAVVKAAPGPGLTMAQRPIPTPGPGEILVNVKAASICGTDLHIYRWDPWAQGRIRPPLIIGHEFCGEVVETGPEVDGIRVGDFISAESHVVCGRCDMCRTGKGHLCRNTRILGVDRDGAFADFIVIPAENAWVNPPDLPLEVAVLLENFGNAVHTAFAVDLRARKVLVTGCGPVGLMTIAVARAIGARMIIATDISPYRLELARRMGADHVLNPQEIDVVEAIRDLAGGEVDVLLEMSGAPSAIREGFAVLKPGGQAALLGLPPGPIEFDLANMVIFKGVTVHGIVGRRLWETWYEIRGLLNSGAVDLRPVVTHRFRLEEFDQAFATMASGRSGKVMLIP; this is translated from the coding sequence ATGACGGAGACCATGCGGGCTGTGGTCAAAGCGGCGCCGGGGCCGGGCCTGACGATGGCCCAGCGTCCGATCCCCACCCCCGGTCCGGGGGAGATCCTGGTGAACGTGAAGGCCGCCTCCATCTGCGGAACGGATCTCCACATTTATCGCTGGGACCCGTGGGCGCAGGGGCGGATCCGCCCGCCCCTGATCATCGGCCATGAGTTCTGCGGGGAGGTGGTCGAGACCGGTCCGGAGGTGGATGGGATCCGGGTAGGCGATTTCATCTCCGCCGAAAGCCACGTGGTCTGCGGCCGCTGCGATATGTGCCGCACCGGGAAAGGACACCTCTGCCGCAACACCCGCATTTTGGGGGTGGACCGCGACGGCGCCTTCGCGGACTTCATCGTCATCCCCGCCGAGAACGCCTGGGTGAATCCCCCCGATCTCCCCCTTGAGGTGGCGGTCCTCTTAGAGAACTTCGGCAATGCGGTGCACACCGCCTTCGCCGTGGACCTGCGGGCGCGCAAGGTGCTGGTGACCGGCTGCGGGCCGGTGGGCCTGATGACCATCGCCGTGGCCCGGGCCATCGGCGCCCGCATGATCATCGCCACCGACATCAGCCCCTACCGGCTGGAGCTGGCCCGACGGATGGGGGCGGACCACGTCCTCAATCCCCAGGAGATCGACGTTGTGGAGGCGATCCGGGATCTGGCGGGCGGGGAGGTGGACGTGTTGCTCGAGATGTCGGGCGCCCCATCGGCCATCCGCGAAGGCTTCGCGGTCCTCAAGCCGGGCGGCCAGGCGGCCCTGCTGGGGCTCCCGCCAGGCCCCATCGAGTTCGACCTGGCCAACATGGTGATCTTCAAAGGCGTGACGGTCCACGGCATCGTCGGGCGCCGTCTGTGGGAGACCTGGTATGAGATCCGGGGGCTGCTCAACTCCGGCGCCGTCGATCTGCGCCCGGTGGTCACCCACCGCTTCCGCTTGGAGGAGTTCGACCAGGCCTTCGCGACCATGGCCAGCGGCCGCAGCGGGAAAGTGATGCTGATCCCATAA
- a CDS encoding type II toxin-antitoxin system VapC family toxin: MLNSLVCVDASVVVALVTPESRSERALTLWTAWMSRETQVVAPGLLRYELASALRRKAVRSLMQEADARRALEAALSLDIAFLDPPELPRRAFDLASRLRLPAAYDACYLALTEMVGGEFWTADERLYNAVRGAFPAIRWLGEAP, encoded by the coding sequence ATGCTGAACTCACTGGTCTGCGTTGACGCCAGCGTGGTCGTCGCCCTAGTGACCCCGGAGAGCCGAAGCGAGAGGGCGTTGACGCTCTGGACGGCCTGGATGAGCCGGGAAACCCAGGTGGTCGCGCCGGGCCTGCTGCGCTATGAGCTCGCCTCGGCCCTCCGGCGGAAGGCGGTCCGCAGCCTGATGCAGGAGGCGGACGCACGCCGGGCCCTAGAAGCCGCTCTCTCCCTGGACATCGCCTTCCTGGACCCGCCGGAGCTTCCCCGGAGGGCCTTCGACTTGGCCTCCCGCCTCCGCCTCCCCGCCGCCTATGACGCATGCTACCTCGCCCTGACCGAGATGGTCGGAGGCGAGTTCTGGACGGCGGATGAACGCCTCTACAACGCAGTCCGGGGAGCCTTCCCCGCCATCCGCTGGCTGGGCGAGGCCCCCTAG